In Lacerta agilis isolate rLacAgi1 chromosome 8, rLacAgi1.pri, whole genome shotgun sequence, one genomic interval encodes:
- the LOC117052242 gene encoding vacuolar ATPase assembly integral membrane protein VMA21-like, with product MERDDKAALKALSPAEPRNTSSLASTLRTLLFFTTLMILLPIGLYFSSKAYVFEGALGMSSRDGYFYGAVVAVVAVHAVLALFVYVAWNEGSRQWREGKQE from the coding sequence ATGGAGCGCGACGACAAGGCCGCCCTGAAGGCGCTCTCGCCTGCCGAGCCCAGAAACACGAGCTCGTTAGCCTCGACCCTCAGGACGCTCCTGTTCTTCACCACTTTAATGATTCTGCTGCCcattgggctgtatttctcctcgAAGGCCTACGTGTTCGAAGGGGCCTTGGGGATGTCGAGCAGAGACGGCTACTTCTATGGCGCCGTCGTGGCCGTGGTCGCCGTTCACGCCGTGCTGGCCCTCTTCGTCTACGTGGCCTGGAACGAAGGCTCTCGCCAATGGCGGGAAGGGAAGCAGGAATGA